The Pseudoliparis swirei isolate HS2019 ecotype Mariana Trench chromosome 16, NWPU_hadal_v1, whole genome shotgun sequence genome includes a window with the following:
- the myo3a gene encoding myosin-IIIa isoform X3, protein MRSLLKMFPQSGKSLVLHNFPDPTDAWDIIETIGKGTYGKVYKVLNKLDGSKAAVKILDPVHDIDEEIEAEYNILKALSDHTNVVKFFGMYYKKDVKCGDQLWLVLELCNGGSVTDLAKGLLKRGDRMDEAIIAYILHEALMGLQHLHVNKTIHRDVKGNNILLTTHGGVKLVDFGVSAQLTNTRLRRNTSVGTPFWMAPEVIACEQQLDSTYDARCDVWSLGITGIELGDGDPPLSELHPMRALFKIPRNPPPTLHQPELWSADFNDFISQCLIKDFEHRPNVLDLLRHVFIKQTVGREKILQKQLMELIDLNQQIGVIDKTSHHGKTDRGTDSNDRHERIHTKRGGHMKTQSDPDEVDDLATLEVLDENTVTEQLQSRYGRDQIYTCVGDILIAVNPFHKMEIYTPEHTKMYIGAKRTANPPHIFAVADVAYQSMVSYNTDQCVVISGESGAGKTESAHLLVQQLTVLGKANNQSLQEKILLVNSLVEAFGNACTAINDNSSRFGKYLEMNFTCGGTVVGAQISEYLLEKSRVIHQAVGERNFHVFYYIYAGLADRKKLAHYKLSDSKTPKYLNEQIKLGPDIVSNTFYKEQFDAVEQCFKVIGFTLEELGSVYSTLAAILNSGDIEFSAVASEHQTDKSDISNTSFLDNVASLLCIRSDELQEALTSHCVVARGETIVRPNTVEKAVEVRDAMGKALYGRLFSWIVNRINALLRPDSPLGEEENGLNIGILDIFGFENFKKNSFEQLCINIANEQIQFYFNQHIFAWEQDEYLSEEVDARLIEYEDNRPLLDLFLQKPMGMLSLLDEESRFPQATDQTLVEKFENNLKSKSFWIPKRVDLCFGIHHYAGKVIYSAAGFLAKNRDALPADIVLLLRSSENELTRKLVTNPLTKTGNLAHTKGKGMNTMRSQRTPTRSITLAKMGVLTLYNSFSFSESSRDIKIVPEEKRVRPLDDAVQTPGEAGDAPYHPRETTNMRTQTVASYFRYSLMDLLSKMVAGQPHFVRCIKPNNDRQANKFDREKVLVQLRYTGVLETAKIRRQGYSHRIQFASFIKRYYMVAFHAQEEPPVSQETCATILEKAKLEHWAMGKTKSCVSQVFLKYYHVEQLNLMVQQITKRVVLLQAYVRGWMGAKRYRRILKDREQSALVLQSAYRGHKVRKRAADDKSKAKQEAFTVQFQAACRGYLVRKKYKELVDEKNKAATKIQARYRGHKERKSFKRKREEKEKENAEKAVKEGEGETPESEKLPEDGNLPPAVEGAANEEVETKAAVVLQSNFRGYKERKKFKERKKTLAGDELELPPDAAAEGESGGEPTGKEEEKTDAKPEGNDKDESTCEAEENKDSDHTQVPEDEEKPEVSEEEVVDAADAGKAEEDGKKDEKEEEKEAESAAAGEVVNVEEETKAATVIQSNFRGHKERKRLQEEGKLPAKKQKAESPPGEKEEEEVPTESSAAGEEELPKVETPPEEVGTKEEEESTKAGDAAGDAAGDPSSDVGSGVQEEEARAAVVIQSNFRGHKERKRLEEEGKIPKKTKKKEGEEEKEVMPEPPKEDGEKPAEPTEGSAEESTADASVEISGGPEEERAATVIQSNFRGHRDRKKLRAEKETQKDAEGEAAEGEAAEGAAEEETKEETKEETKEEAEEKAGEEAVDVEDVTIEHKEETDAEKERLEEEEAAVKIQSNFRGYKERKNLKANKQTVRTEAARLESFSKQVSKTSQDFVALQRKLNEIIQAHQSNPENNVAAADKRQSRTPRRTQQPKTLNTPEDSTYYNLIHRSVQDDKRNSRKEGPGQLPDVDDQDYQPLPYSSSDPCISTEEPAAPGGVPERRPSIARRGSVDGGQAAEQTPPAAAAGKPPRERAVTEPGPRTLERPPLPRMASTESRSEDNPFDFRHLLRKTSQRHRLIKQY, encoded by the exons GCGTTTCGGCCCAGCTGACAAACACCCGCCTGAGGAGGAACACCTCGGTGGGAACTCCCTTCTGGATGGCTCCGGAG GTCATCGCCtgtgagcagcagctggactcCACCTACGACGCCCGCTGTGATGTGTGGTCCCTCGGCATCACCGGCATAGAGCTGGGAGATGGAGACCCCCCCCTCTCCGAGCTCCACCCGATGAGAGCGCTTTTTAAAATACCCAG AAACCCTCCTCCTACTCTCCACCAGCCTGAGCTCTGGTCCGCCGACTTCAACGACTTCATCTCCCA ATGTCTGATCAAGGACTTTGAGCATCGGCCCAATGTTCTCGACCTGCTGCGTCATGTGTTCATCAAGCAGACGGTCGGCCGAGAGAAAATACTGCAGAAACAATTGATGGAACTTATTGATCTGAACCAACAAATCGGAGTCATTGATAAAACAAG CCATCATGGAAAGACAGACCGCGGCACAGACAGTAATGACAG GCATGAACGCATCCACACGAAAAGAGGAGGCCACATGAAGACACAGAGCGACCCCGATGAGGTGGACGACCTCGCCACCCTCGAAGTTCTCGATGAG AACACGGTCACCGAGCAGCTCCAGAGTCGCTACGGGCGAGATCAGATCTACACGTGCGTGGGAGACATCCTCATCGCCGTCAATCCTTTCCACAAGATGGAGATATACACTCCGGAG CACACCAAGATGTACATAGGAGCCAAGCGTACGGCGAACCCGCCGCACATCTTCGCCGTGGCCGACGTCGCCTACCAGTCCATGGTGTCCTATAACACGGACCAG TGCGTTGTGATCAGCGGGGAAAGCGGCGCTGGGAAAACGGAGAGCGCTCACCTGTTGGTGCAGCAGCTCACCGTTCTGGGAAAG GCCAACAACCAGTCGCTGCAGGAGAAGATCCTGCTGGTCAACAGTCTGGTGGAGGCGTTCGGCAACGCCTGCACCGCCATCAACGACAACTCCAGCCGCTTCGGCAAGTACCTGGAGATGAATTTCACCTGCGGAGGAACCGTGGTCGGAGCGCAGATCTCAGAGTACCTGCTGGAGAAATCCAGGGTCATCCACCAGGCAGT AGGCGAGAGGAACTTCCACGTCTTCTACTACATCTACGCCGGCCTGGCCGACAGGAAGAAACTCGCCCACTACAAGCTCTCCGACAGCAAGACGCCAAA GTATCTGAACGAGCAGATTAAATTAGGGCCTGACATCGTGAGCAACACCTTCTACAAGGAGCAGTTCGATGCGGTGGAGCAGTGTTTCAAAGTCATCGGATTCACCCTGgag GAGCTGGGCAGTGTTTACAGCACTCTGGCTGCCATCCTCAACTCGGGCGATATCGAGTTTTCTGCGGTTGCCTCGGAGCACCAGACCGACAAGAGCGACATCTCCAACACCTCTTTCCTGGACAacg TGGCGTCGCTGCTGTGCATCCGCTCGGACGAGCTCCAGGAGGCCCTGACCTCGCACTGCGTGGTGGCCCGCGGGGAGACCATCGTCAGGCCCAACACGGTGGAGAAGGCGGTGGAGGTGAGGGACGCCATGGGCAAGGCGCTCTACGGCCGCCTCTTCAGCTGGATCGTCAACCGCATCAACGCGCTGCTGCGGCCCGACAGCCCCCTCGG agaggaggagaacggcTTGAACATCGGCATCCTGGACATCTTCGGGTTCGAGAACTTCAAGAAGAACTCCTTCGAGCAGCTCTGCATCAACATCGCCAATGAGCAGATCCAGTTTTACTTCAACCAGCACATATTCGCCTGGGAACAG GACGAGTACCTGAGCGAGGAGGTGGACGCTCGGCTGATCGAGTACGAGGACAACCGGCCCCTCCTGGACCTGTTCCTGCAGAAGCCCATGGGGATGCTCTCCCTGCTGGATGAGGAGAGCCGCTTCCCACAGGCCACCGACCAGACGCTCGTAG AGAAATTCGAAAATAACCTGAAGTCCAAAAGCTTCTGGATACCCAAGAGGGTCGACCTGTGCTTTGGTATCCACCACTACGCCGGGAAG GTGATCTACAGCGCCGCGGGCTTCTTGGCCAAGAACAGGGACGCGCTGCCGGCCGACATCGTGCTGCTGCTGAGGTCGTCGGAAAACGAGCTCACGCGCAAGCTGGTTACGAATCCGCTCACCAAGACGG GTAACCTCGCCCACACCAAGGGCAAAGGCATGAACACCATGCGCAGCCAGCGGACCCCGACGCGCTCCATCACCTTAGCCAAG ATGGGAGTGCTAACCTTGTACAATTCTTTCTCCTTTAGCGAG TCTTCTCGAGATATAAAGATCGTCCCCGAAGAGAAACGCGTGCGTCCTCTCGATGACGCGGTACAAACG CCGGGTGAAGCTGGAGACGCCCCGTACCACCCGAGAGAAACCACCAACATGAGAACCCAGACGGTGGCCTCCTACTTCAGG TACTCTCTGATGGACCTGCTGTCCAAGATGGTGGCGGGCCAGCCTCACTTCGTCCGCTGCATCAAACCAAACAATGACCGCCAAGCCAACAAGTTCGACCGGGAGAAGGTCCTGGTCCAGCTGCGGTACACCGGCGTGCTGGAGACCGCCAAGATCAGACGGCAGGGCTACTCCCACCGCATCCAGTTCGCCAGCTTCATCAAGAG GTATTACATGGTGGCGTTCCACGCTCAAGAGGAGCCGCCCGTGTCTCAAGAAACGTGCGCCACCATTCTAGAGAAGGCCAAGCTGGAGCACTGGGCCATGGGCAAGACCAAG tcttgtgtgtctcaggtgttccTGAAGTACTACCACGTGGAGCAGCTGAACCTGATGGTGCAGCAGATCACCAAGAGGGTCGTTCTGCTGCAGGCGTACGTCCGAGGCTGGATGGGAGCCAAGCGATACCGGCGGATACTGAAGGATCGAGAGCAGAGCGCTCTGGTGCTGCAGTCAG CTTACAGGGGTCATAAGGTTCGGAAGAGGGCGGCTGACGACAAAAGCAAAGCGAAGCAGGAGGCCTTCACCGTCCAGTTTCAGGCCG CTTGCAGGGGCTACCTTGTGAGAAAGAAATACAAGGAGTTGGTAGATGAGAAGAACAAAGCTGCAACCAAGATTCAGGCTCGCTACAGAGGCCACAAGGAAAGGAAAAGCTTCAAGAGAAAACG ggaagagaaagagaaagagaatgcAGAGAAGGCCGtgaaagaaggagagggagagactccTGAATCGGAGAAGCTCCCAGAAGATGGAAATCTCCCTCCTGCAGTCGAGGGAGCGGCTAACGAGGAAGTTGAAACAAAGGCGGCCGTGGTTCTGCAGAGCAACTTCAGGGGCTACAAAGAGAGGAAAAAGtttaaggagagaaagaagacgtTGGCCGGGGACGAGCTGGAGTTGCCGCCGGATGCGGCCGCGGAAGGAGAAAGTGGGGGAGAGCCTAccggaaaggaggaggagaagacggaCGCTAAACCAGAGGGGAACGACAAAGATGAAAGTACGTGTGAAGCCGAGGAGAACAAAGACAGCGATCACACGCAGGTGCCGGAAGACGAGGAGAAACCCGAAGTGTCGGAGGAAGAGGTGGTCGATGCGGCGGACGCTGGGAAAGCAGAGGAGGACGGGAAGAAggacgagaaggaggaggagaaagaagcagAAAGCGCTGCGGCGGGAGAGGTTGTGAACGTGGAAGAAGAAACCAAGGCGGCCACCGTCATCCAGAGTAACTTCAGAGGtcacaaagagaggaagaggttgCAGGAAGAAGGAAAGCTCCCGGCTAAGAAACAGAAAGCGGAAAGTCCCCctggggaaaaagaagaagaagaagtgcccACAGAGAGTAGCGCCGCGGGCGAGGAAGAGCTTCCCAAAGTTGAAACGCCACCAGAGGAAGTCGGCaccaaagaggaagaggaatcgACGAAAGCTGGAGATGCGGCGGGCGATGCGGCGGGCGATCCCTCGAGTGACGTCGGGTCCGGAGtccaagaggaggaggccaGAGCGGCCGTGGTGATTCAGAGCAACTTCCGAGGCCACAAGGAGCGCAAGCGACtcgaggaggaagggaagatcccgaagaagacgaagaagaaggagggggaggaggagaaagaagtaATGCCAGAACCTCCGAAAGAAGATGGAGAAAAACCGGCAGAGCCGACGGAGGGATCGGCGGAGGAATCCACGGCGGACGCTTCCGTGGAGATCTCGGGGGGTCCGGAGGAGGAAAGGGCCGCCACTGTCATTCAGAGTAACTTCAGAGGCCACCGGGACCGGAAGAAACTGAGAGCCGAGAAAGAAACGCAAAAGGACGCGGAGGGTGAAGCTGCCGAGGGAGAAGCTGCCGAGGGAGCCGCGGAAGAGGAAACCAAAGAGGAGACCAAAGaggagaccaaagaggaggcCGAAGAAAAGGCCGGGGAGGAGGCCGTGGATGTTGAGGACGTGACGATAGAGCATAAAGAGGAGACGGACGCGGAAAAAgagagactggaggaggaggaggccgcggTGAAGATCCAGAGCAACTTCAGAGGCTACAAGGAGAGAAAGAACCTCAAGGCCAACAAGCAAACAGTGCGGACAGAAGCTGCGCGACTGGAGAGCTTCTCCAAGCAG GTATCCAAAACGTCTCAGGACTTCGTGGCCCTGCAGCGGAAGTTGAACGAGATCATCCAGGCCCATCAATCAAACCCCGAGAACAACG TCGCTGCAGCCGACAAGAGACAGTCGAGGACCCCCCGCCGGACCCAGCAGCcaaagaccctgaacacaccagagGACTCCACCTATTACAACCTGATTCAt CGGTCCGTCCAGGATGATAAACGCAACTCCAGGAAAGAGGG GCCAGGACAGCTGCCGGACGTGGACGACCAAGACTACCAGCCGCTGCCCTACAGCAGTTCGGACCCCTGCATCTCCACCGAGGAGCCGGCGGCGCCCGGCGGCGTGCCCGAGAGGAGGCCGTCCATCGCGAGGAGAGGCTCCGTGGACGGCGGTCAGGCGGCGGAGCAGACGCCACCGGCTGCCGCCGCCGGTAAACCGCCCAGAGAGAGGGCCGTCACTGAACCCGGGCCTCGCACCCTTGAGAG ACCCCCTCTTCCCAGAATGGCGTCCACAGAGAGTCGCTCCGAGGACAACCCGTTTGACTTCAGACATCTGCTGAGGAAGACCTCCCAGAGACACAGGCTCATCAAACAGTACTGA
- the myo3a gene encoding myosin-IIIa isoform X2: protein MRSLLKMFPQSGKSLVLHNFPDPTDAWDIIETIGKGTYGKVYKVLNKLDGSKAAVKILDPVHDIDEEIEAEYNILKALSDHTNVVKFFGMYYKKDVKCGDQLWLVLELCNGGSVTDLAKGLLKRGDRMDEAIIAYILHEALMGLQHLHVNKTIHRDVKGNNILLTTHGGVKLVDFGVSAQLTNTRLRRNTSVGTPFWMAPEVIACEQQLDSTYDARCDVWSLGITGIELGDGDPPLSELHPMRALFKIPRNPPPTLHQPELWSADFNDFISQCLIKDFEHRPNVLDLLRHVFIKQTVGREKILQKQLMELIDLNQQIGVIDKTSHHGKTDRGTDSNDRHERIHTKRGGHMKTQSDPDEVDDLATLEVLDENTVTEQLQSRYGRDQIYTCVGDILIAVNPFHKMEIYTPEHTKMYIGAKRTANPPHIFAVADVAYQSMVSYNTDQCVVISGESGAGKTESAHLLVQQLTVLGKANNQSLQEKILLVNSLVEAFGNACTAINDNSSRFGKYLEMNFTCGGTVVGAQISEYLLEKSRVIHQAVGERNFHVFYYIYAGLADRKKLAHYKLSDSKTPKYLNEQIKLGPDIVSNTFYKEQFDAVEQCFKVIGFTLEELGSVYSTLAAILNSGDIEFSAVASEHQTDKSDISNTSFLDNVASLLCIRSDELQEALTSHCVVARGETIVRPNTVEKAVEVRDAMGKALYGRLFSWIVNRINALLRPDSPLGEEENGLNIGILDIFGFENFKKNSFEQLCINIANEQIQFYFNQHIFAWEQDEYLSEEVDARLIEYEDNRPLLDLFLQKPMGMLSLLDEESRFPQATDQTLVEKFENNLKSKSFWIPKRVDLCFGIHHYAGKVIYSAAGFLAKNRDALPADIVLLLRSSENELTRKLVTNPLTKTGNLAHTKGKGMNTMRSQRTPTRSITLAKMGVLTLYNSFSFSESSRDIKIVPEEKRVRPLDDAVQTPGEAGDAPYHPRETTNMRTQTVASYFRYSLMDLLSKMVAGQPHFVRCIKPNNDRQANKFDREKVLVQLRYTGVLETAKIRRQGYSHRIQFASFIKRYYMVAFHAQEEPPVSQETCATILEKAKLEHWAMGKTKVFLKYYHVEQLNLMVQQITKRVVLLQAYVRGWMGAKRYRRILKDREQSALVLQSAYRGHKVRKRAADDKSKAKQEAFTVQFQAACRGYLVRKKYKELVDEKNKAATKIQARYRGHKERKSFKRKREEKEKENAEKAVKEGEGETPESEKLPEDGNLPPAVEGAANEEVETKAAVVLQSNFRGYKERKKFKERKKTLAGDELELPPDAAAEGESGGEPTGKEEEKTDAKPEGNDKDESTCEAEENKDSDHTQVPEDEEKPEVSEEEVVDAADAGKAEEDGKKDEKEEEKEAESAAAGEVVNVEEETKAATVIQSNFRGHKERKRLQEEGKLPAKKQKAESPPGEKEEEEVPTESSAAGEEELPKVETPPEEVGTKEEEESTKAGDAAGDAAGDPSSDVGSGVQEEEARAAVVIQSNFRGHKERKRLEEEGKIPKKTKKKEGEEEKEVMPEPPKEDGEKPAEPTEGSAEESTADASVEISGGPEEERAATVIQSNFRGHRDRKKLRAEKETQKDAEGEAAEGEAAEGAAEEETKEETKEETKEEAEEKAGEEAVDVEDVTIEHKEETDAEKERLEEEEAAVKIQSNFRGYKERKNLKANKQTVRTEAARLESFSKQVSKTSQDFVALQRKLNEIIQAHQSNPENNGMFVRGKANAPRNHHSIAAADKRQSRTPRRTQQPKTLNTPEDSTYYNLIHRSVQDDKRNSRKEGPGQLPDVDDQDYQPLPYSSSDPCISTEEPAAPGGVPERRPSIARRGSVDGGQAAEQTPPAAAAGKPPRERAVTEPGPRTLERPPLPRMASTESRSEDNPFDFRHLLRKTSQRHRLIKQY from the exons GCGTTTCGGCCCAGCTGACAAACACCCGCCTGAGGAGGAACACCTCGGTGGGAACTCCCTTCTGGATGGCTCCGGAG GTCATCGCCtgtgagcagcagctggactcCACCTACGACGCCCGCTGTGATGTGTGGTCCCTCGGCATCACCGGCATAGAGCTGGGAGATGGAGACCCCCCCCTCTCCGAGCTCCACCCGATGAGAGCGCTTTTTAAAATACCCAG AAACCCTCCTCCTACTCTCCACCAGCCTGAGCTCTGGTCCGCCGACTTCAACGACTTCATCTCCCA ATGTCTGATCAAGGACTTTGAGCATCGGCCCAATGTTCTCGACCTGCTGCGTCATGTGTTCATCAAGCAGACGGTCGGCCGAGAGAAAATACTGCAGAAACAATTGATGGAACTTATTGATCTGAACCAACAAATCGGAGTCATTGATAAAACAAG CCATCATGGAAAGACAGACCGCGGCACAGACAGTAATGACAG GCATGAACGCATCCACACGAAAAGAGGAGGCCACATGAAGACACAGAGCGACCCCGATGAGGTGGACGACCTCGCCACCCTCGAAGTTCTCGATGAG AACACGGTCACCGAGCAGCTCCAGAGTCGCTACGGGCGAGATCAGATCTACACGTGCGTGGGAGACATCCTCATCGCCGTCAATCCTTTCCACAAGATGGAGATATACACTCCGGAG CACACCAAGATGTACATAGGAGCCAAGCGTACGGCGAACCCGCCGCACATCTTCGCCGTGGCCGACGTCGCCTACCAGTCCATGGTGTCCTATAACACGGACCAG TGCGTTGTGATCAGCGGGGAAAGCGGCGCTGGGAAAACGGAGAGCGCTCACCTGTTGGTGCAGCAGCTCACCGTTCTGGGAAAG GCCAACAACCAGTCGCTGCAGGAGAAGATCCTGCTGGTCAACAGTCTGGTGGAGGCGTTCGGCAACGCCTGCACCGCCATCAACGACAACTCCAGCCGCTTCGGCAAGTACCTGGAGATGAATTTCACCTGCGGAGGAACCGTGGTCGGAGCGCAGATCTCAGAGTACCTGCTGGAGAAATCCAGGGTCATCCACCAGGCAGT AGGCGAGAGGAACTTCCACGTCTTCTACTACATCTACGCCGGCCTGGCCGACAGGAAGAAACTCGCCCACTACAAGCTCTCCGACAGCAAGACGCCAAA GTATCTGAACGAGCAGATTAAATTAGGGCCTGACATCGTGAGCAACACCTTCTACAAGGAGCAGTTCGATGCGGTGGAGCAGTGTTTCAAAGTCATCGGATTCACCCTGgag GAGCTGGGCAGTGTTTACAGCACTCTGGCTGCCATCCTCAACTCGGGCGATATCGAGTTTTCTGCGGTTGCCTCGGAGCACCAGACCGACAAGAGCGACATCTCCAACACCTCTTTCCTGGACAacg TGGCGTCGCTGCTGTGCATCCGCTCGGACGAGCTCCAGGAGGCCCTGACCTCGCACTGCGTGGTGGCCCGCGGGGAGACCATCGTCAGGCCCAACACGGTGGAGAAGGCGGTGGAGGTGAGGGACGCCATGGGCAAGGCGCTCTACGGCCGCCTCTTCAGCTGGATCGTCAACCGCATCAACGCGCTGCTGCGGCCCGACAGCCCCCTCGG agaggaggagaacggcTTGAACATCGGCATCCTGGACATCTTCGGGTTCGAGAACTTCAAGAAGAACTCCTTCGAGCAGCTCTGCATCAACATCGCCAATGAGCAGATCCAGTTTTACTTCAACCAGCACATATTCGCCTGGGAACAG GACGAGTACCTGAGCGAGGAGGTGGACGCTCGGCTGATCGAGTACGAGGACAACCGGCCCCTCCTGGACCTGTTCCTGCAGAAGCCCATGGGGATGCTCTCCCTGCTGGATGAGGAGAGCCGCTTCCCACAGGCCACCGACCAGACGCTCGTAG AGAAATTCGAAAATAACCTGAAGTCCAAAAGCTTCTGGATACCCAAGAGGGTCGACCTGTGCTTTGGTATCCACCACTACGCCGGGAAG GTGATCTACAGCGCCGCGGGCTTCTTGGCCAAGAACAGGGACGCGCTGCCGGCCGACATCGTGCTGCTGCTGAGGTCGTCGGAAAACGAGCTCACGCGCAAGCTGGTTACGAATCCGCTCACCAAGACGG GTAACCTCGCCCACACCAAGGGCAAAGGCATGAACACCATGCGCAGCCAGCGGACCCCGACGCGCTCCATCACCTTAGCCAAG ATGGGAGTGCTAACCTTGTACAATTCTTTCTCCTTTAGCGAG TCTTCTCGAGATATAAAGATCGTCCCCGAAGAGAAACGCGTGCGTCCTCTCGATGACGCGGTACAAACG CCGGGTGAAGCTGGAGACGCCCCGTACCACCCGAGAGAAACCACCAACATGAGAACCCAGACGGTGGCCTCCTACTTCAGG TACTCTCTGATGGACCTGCTGTCCAAGATGGTGGCGGGCCAGCCTCACTTCGTCCGCTGCATCAAACCAAACAATGACCGCCAAGCCAACAAGTTCGACCGGGAGAAGGTCCTGGTCCAGCTGCGGTACACCGGCGTGCTGGAGACCGCCAAGATCAGACGGCAGGGCTACTCCCACCGCATCCAGTTCGCCAGCTTCATCAAGAG GTATTACATGGTGGCGTTCCACGCTCAAGAGGAGCCGCCCGTGTCTCAAGAAACGTGCGCCACCATTCTAGAGAAGGCCAAGCTGGAGCACTGGGCCATGGGCAAGACCAAG gtgttccTGAAGTACTACCACGTGGAGCAGCTGAACCTGATGGTGCAGCAGATCACCAAGAGGGTCGTTCTGCTGCAGGCGTACGTCCGAGGCTGGATGGGAGCCAAGCGATACCGGCGGATACTGAAGGATCGAGAGCAGAGCGCTCTGGTGCTGCAGTCAG CTTACAGGGGTCATAAGGTTCGGAAGAGGGCGGCTGACGACAAAAGCAAAGCGAAGCAGGAGGCCTTCACCGTCCAGTTTCAGGCCG CTTGCAGGGGCTACCTTGTGAGAAAGAAATACAAGGAGTTGGTAGATGAGAAGAACAAAGCTGCAACCAAGATTCAGGCTCGCTACAGAGGCCACAAGGAAAGGAAAAGCTTCAAGAGAAAACG ggaagagaaagagaaagagaatgcAGAGAAGGCCGtgaaagaaggagagggagagactccTGAATCGGAGAAGCTCCCAGAAGATGGAAATCTCCCTCCTGCAGTCGAGGGAGCGGCTAACGAGGAAGTTGAAACAAAGGCGGCCGTGGTTCTGCAGAGCAACTTCAGGGGCTACAAAGAGAGGAAAAAGtttaaggagagaaagaagacgtTGGCCGGGGACGAGCTGGAGTTGCCGCCGGATGCGGCCGCGGAAGGAGAAAGTGGGGGAGAGCCTAccggaaaggaggaggagaagacggaCGCTAAACCAGAGGGGAACGACAAAGATGAAAGTACGTGTGAAGCCGAGGAGAACAAAGACAGCGATCACACGCAGGTGCCGGAAGACGAGGAGAAACCCGAAGTGTCGGAGGAAGAGGTGGTCGATGCGGCGGACGCTGGGAAAGCAGAGGAGGACGGGAAGAAggacgagaaggaggaggagaaagaagcagAAAGCGCTGCGGCGGGAGAGGTTGTGAACGTGGAAGAAGAAACCAAGGCGGCCACCGTCATCCAGAGTAACTTCAGAGGtcacaaagagaggaagaggttgCAGGAAGAAGGAAAGCTCCCGGCTAAGAAACAGAAAGCGGAAAGTCCCCctggggaaaaagaagaagaagaagtgcccACAGAGAGTAGCGCCGCGGGCGAGGAAGAGCTTCCCAAAGTTGAAACGCCACCAGAGGAAGTCGGCaccaaagaggaagaggaatcgACGAAAGCTGGAGATGCGGCGGGCGATGCGGCGGGCGATCCCTCGAGTGACGTCGGGTCCGGAGtccaagaggaggaggccaGAGCGGCCGTGGTGATTCAGAGCAACTTCCGAGGCCACAAGGAGCGCAAGCGACtcgaggaggaagggaagatcccgaagaagacgaagaagaaggagggggaggaggagaaagaagtaATGCCAGAACCTCCGAAAGAAGATGGAGAAAAACCGGCAGAGCCGACGGAGGGATCGGCGGAGGAATCCACGGCGGACGCTTCCGTGGAGATCTCGGGGGGTCCGGAGGAGGAAAGGGCCGCCACTGTCATTCAGAGTAACTTCAGAGGCCACCGGGACCGGAAGAAACTGAGAGCCGAGAAAGAAACGCAAAAGGACGCGGAGGGTGAAGCTGCCGAGGGAGAAGCTGCCGAGGGAGCCGCGGAAGAGGAAACCAAAGAGGAGACCAAAGaggagaccaaagaggaggcCGAAGAAAAGGCCGGGGAGGAGGCCGTGGATGTTGAGGACGTGACGATAGAGCATAAAGAGGAGACGGACGCGGAAAAAgagagactggaggaggaggaggccgcggTGAAGATCCAGAGCAACTTCAGAGGCTACAAGGAGAGAAAGAACCTCAAGGCCAACAAGCAAACAGTGCGGACAGAAGCTGCGCGACTGGAGAGCTTCTCCAAGCAG GTATCCAAAACGTCTCAGGACTTCGTGGCCCTGCAGCGGAAGTTGAACGAGATCATCCAGGCCCATCAATCAAACCCCGAGAACAACGGTATGTTCGTGAGAGGAAAAGCCAACGCTCCCCGGAATCACCACTCAA TCGCTGCAGCCGACAAGAGACAGTCGAGGACCCCCCGCCGGACCCAGCAGCcaaagaccctgaacacaccagagGACTCCACCTATTACAACCTGATTCAt CGGTCCGTCCAGGATGATAAACGCAACTCCAGGAAAGAGGG GCCAGGACAGCTGCCGGACGTGGACGACCAAGACTACCAGCCGCTGCCCTACAGCAGTTCGGACCCCTGCATCTCCACCGAGGAGCCGGCGGCGCCCGGCGGCGTGCCCGAGAGGAGGCCGTCCATCGCGAGGAGAGGCTCCGTGGACGGCGGTCAGGCGGCGGAGCAGACGCCACCGGCTGCCGCCGCCGGTAAACCGCCCAGAGAGAGGGCCGTCACTGAACCCGGGCCTCGCACCCTTGAGAG ACCCCCTCTTCCCAGAATGGCGTCCACAGAGAGTCGCTCCGAGGACAACCCGTTTGACTTCAGACATCTGCTGAGGAAGACCTCCCAGAGACACAGGCTCATCAAACAGTACTGA